One window of the Candidatus Jettenia sp. genome contains the following:
- the dapB gene encoding 4-hydroxy-tetrahydrodipicolinate reductase: protein MITIAVNGACGRMGSRIATLVIEDPELKLVGALERIGHPSLGKDIGSIAGCGETGIKITPFLDTYAHVLIDFSSPESAINIAEICAKKNTAVVLGTTGLNTQHYEKIHRISQQIPCLVSPNMSVGVHVIFDLVAKAAKLLGNDFDIEILETHHRFKKDAPSGTALRLAEKICEATGRETGKDVIYGRHGISGERPVNQIGIHAIRSGDVIGDHTVVFGSLGERIEITHKAHTRDTFVRGASVQQNL from the coding sequence ATGATTACTATTGCTGTAAATGGTGCTTGTGGCAGAATGGGATCAAGAATTGCCACTCTTGTCATTGAGGATCCTGAGTTAAAATTGGTAGGAGCATTGGAAAGGATTGGACATCCCTCCCTTGGGAAAGATATAGGTTCAATTGCAGGATGCGGGGAAACTGGTATCAAAATTACCCCATTTTTAGATACGTATGCACATGTCTTAATCGACTTCTCATCACCCGAATCAGCGATCAACATTGCTGAAATTTGTGCAAAAAAGAATACGGCTGTCGTTCTTGGTACCACAGGGTTGAACACACAACACTATGAGAAAATACACCGTATCTCCCAACAGATTCCGTGTCTCGTTTCACCCAATATGAGTGTAGGTGTTCATGTTATATTTGATCTTGTAGCTAAAGCTGCAAAGCTGCTGGGAAATGATTTTGATATAGAGATTCTGGAAACACACCATAGATTTAAAAAAGATGCCCCCAGTGGTACAGCCTTGCGGCTTGCTGAGAAGATCTGTGAAGCAACGGGGAGGGAAACGGGTAAAGACGTTATTTATGGCCGTCATGGTATATCCGGTGAACGACCTGTAAACCAGATAGGTATACATGCAATCCGGAGTGGAGATGTTATAGGCGATCATACAGTCGTATTTGGCAGTTTAGGAGAACGTATAGAGATTACCCACAAGGCACATACAAGAGATACCTTTGTACGCGGCGCATCCGTGCAGCAAAATTTATAG
- a CDS encoding rhomboid family intramembrane serine protease: MRNNRLIFGINIGSKWTQVIMVLIIANASVFMLQLLFSTVSSQWSPQTIVSQVEYTPVQQWSYPAFDTFTKLFWLYPPDALGHGWLWQFFTYMFLHSTANPWHLIFNMLVLWMFGSEVERVLGSRRFLTLYFTAGIFAGICNCIFTPWASMVGASGAIFAIEIAFAMYFPNSTVIFYFFPIKAKYLVMIFTGITIFNCILPRNNNIAHFAHLGGLVYGFLFVQYSYRVTEYLQKWQMYQHEKEIVKKQELRAKVDEILEKVNREGLQNLTRRERSFLKSASKWYKKNKD; this comes from the coding sequence ATGCGGAATAACAGACTCATTTTTGGAATAAATATTGGAAGCAAATGGACACAGGTGATCATGGTTTTGATCATTGCCAATGCCAGTGTGTTTATGCTTCAATTGTTATTTTCGACCGTAAGTTCTCAGTGGTCACCCCAAACCATAGTATCACAGGTGGAGTACACCCCAGTACAGCAGTGGTCTTATCCCGCTTTTGATACATTTACAAAATTATTTTGGCTTTATCCACCTGATGCATTAGGACATGGATGGCTATGGCAGTTTTTTACCTACATGTTTTTGCATAGTACAGCAAATCCATGGCATTTGATCTTTAATATGTTAGTGCTTTGGATGTTTGGAAGTGAGGTTGAGCGGGTTCTCGGTTCTCGTCGGTTTTTAACGCTCTATTTTACCGCGGGTATCTTTGCCGGTATATGCAATTGTATATTTACGCCATGGGCTTCTATGGTAGGGGCTTCTGGCGCTATCTTTGCCATTGAGATAGCTTTTGCAATGTATTTTCCCAACAGCACGGTAATCTTTTACTTTTTCCCTATAAAAGCAAAATATTTAGTCATGATTTTTACGGGCATCACGATCTTTAACTGCATCCTCCCCAGGAATAACAATATTGCACATTTTGCCCATTTGGGTGGCCTTGTTTATGGATTTTTGTTTGTTCAATATTCTTATCGGGTAACGGAATATCTCCAAAAATGGCAGATGTATCAGCATGAGAAAGAAATCGTAAAAAAACAGGAACTGCGTGCAAAAGTGGATGAAATTCTTGAAAAGGTAAATCGTGAAGGCTTGCAGAATTTAACACGCAGGGAACGCAGCTTTCTTAAAAGTGCCAGTAAGTGGTATAAAAAAAATAAGGATTAA
- a CDS encoding LptF/LptG family permease: protein MPPVKMPNFFSHKTLQRYLVREWFYTFLPSLACFEFLIFLGFAIQLLHKGLDIIALRELIIHLFIQAFPYSIPSALLTATAMTYGRMSADREIIAIQASGIHIYKMITPILAMGIIFSLITLALSSEILPRSCYKMIVLQERAINNILTGSLATFQKKLDLHPYQIYIGSVENNVNKDIAVIEYANDYVINVILAEEGFIKVNEAENKIFLTLRRGEFIKPNYKKIGEAPRLGEFNETTFEISLKEKKRDSSTKYMTIFQLCKDNKKLKKVVRDAKISSNSQRHNNKLAIEFAACKEEYDDLSRKRKMLMIELEQSNENLIRQKSKIDGFENENKIAKNYILVSNENLIRLKKQNKISPSINEDRDKKIMQIKETIEREKQRIYAIEQNTATAKKIQNDEMKNITSLSQSIAKIDAQQEILLKKSAIIEDDLEIIDKEESIRENDTTIHRRASQSLSCLVFIIIGIPLGIKLRSGNLMVGLGASFMIILFLYYPLAVTGIALTKNTSMPVIPILWGADIILFLGGMFIFRKLLIK, encoded by the coding sequence TTGCCTCCTGTAAAAATGCCTAATTTTTTTTCTCACAAAACATTACAACGGTATCTCGTTAGAGAGTGGTTTTATACGTTTTTGCCATCCTTAGCATGTTTTGAGTTCCTGATATTTTTGGGATTCGCTATTCAGCTATTGCATAAGGGACTAGATATTATTGCCCTTAGGGAACTGATCATCCATCTCTTTATCCAGGCCTTCCCCTATTCTATACCTTCAGCCTTATTGACTGCTACAGCTATGACCTATGGAAGGATGAGTGCCGATCGTGAGATTATTGCAATCCAGGCAAGTGGTATTCATATTTATAAAATGATTACACCAATTTTAGCAATGGGGATTATCTTTAGCTTAATAACGTTAGCCCTATCCTCAGAGATCTTACCACGATCATGTTATAAAATGATCGTATTACAGGAGCGCGCAATAAATAATATTTTGACAGGAAGCCTGGCAACCTTCCAGAAGAAATTAGATCTTCATCCCTATCAAATCTACATCGGAAGCGTAGAGAATAATGTTAATAAGGACATAGCAGTAATTGAATATGCGAATGATTATGTAATCAATGTTATCCTTGCTGAAGAGGGATTTATCAAAGTGAATGAGGCCGAGAATAAGATCTTCCTTACATTACGTCGCGGAGAATTTATCAAGCCTAATTACAAAAAAATAGGTGAAGCTCCTCGTTTAGGTGAATTTAATGAAACTACCTTTGAAATTTCATTAAAGGAAAAGAAACGGGATTCTTCGACAAAATACATGACAATATTCCAGCTTTGTAAAGATAATAAAAAGTTGAAAAAGGTTGTCAGAGATGCAAAAATCTCATCAAATTCCCAAAGGCATAATAACAAACTGGCAATAGAATTTGCTGCATGCAAGGAAGAATACGATGATTTATCGAGGAAACGCAAAATGCTCATGATAGAATTAGAGCAATCAAACGAGAACCTGATACGACAAAAATCGAAAATTGATGGATTTGAGAATGAGAATAAAATAGCTAAAAATTACATCCTCGTTTCCAATGAGAATTTAATTCGATTAAAGAAGCAAAACAAGATAAGTCCATCTATAAATGAAGACAGAGATAAAAAGATCATGCAAATTAAGGAAACGATTGAGAGGGAGAAGCAAAGGATTTACGCCATCGAACAAAATACAGCCACAGCCAAAAAGATACAGAATGATGAGATGAAAAACATTACTTCACTTTCACAATCTATTGCTAAAATCGATGCACAACAAGAGATATTGTTGAAAAAAAGCGCTATTATTGAAGATGATTTAGAGATTATTGACAAAGAAGAATCAATACGCGAAAATGATACTACAATCCATAGAAGGGCATCGCAATCACTTTCTTGCCTGGTTTTCATCATTATCGGTATCCCACTCGGCATCAAATTGCGTAGTGGGAATCTCATGGTCGGGCTTGGCGCCAGTTTTATGATAATTTTATTCCTCTATTACCCATTGGCAGTAACAGGAATTGCATTGACAAAAAATACATCAATGCCGGTAATACCCATCTTATGGGGCGCAGATATTATTCTTTTTCTGGGTGGAATGTTTATTTTCAGAAAGCTCCTTATCAAATAA
- a CDS encoding phosphoenolpyruvate carboxylase, with protein sequence MKKIPRTMSTQHPDNVTMPFFTEGTSFRGEDEIKEAYYVFSHLHCDEQMWDCEGKEVDEFVIKKLLSRYDNFFKNNRIGKDLFITLRVPNPMVEKSEAKILLETLESAPRSYDTASLFYGNDNIPPISEVILPMTTSTESINRVYYYYRDFVVGKQHKKCFESDINIKEWIGEFKPETIEVIPLFEDIPYMLSADTMVENYLKDKQFSHQRVFLGRSDPALNYGMLPAILVVKIALQRLYALQERIKVPIYPILGLGSNPFRGNLTPFSVDECLAEYPSVQTFTIQSAFKYDYDEGEVRNAIEKINNHTRKAPPGIQEEKALDITERLAAAYREQITNLAPLINDIARFVPRRRMRKLHIGLFGYSRNVKGVTLPRVISFCASLYSIGLPPELLGLHYLTEKDLLFLEEVYPHFLEDISFAASYYNKDVIKLISPKIAKEIEKVLDMIKYTENLLHSEYTSQIIEAFLAKKEETMTENIIAAGKIRRFLG encoded by the coding sequence ATGAAGAAAATACCAAGAACCATGAGCACGCAGCATCCCGATAATGTCACTATGCCGTTCTTTACGGAGGGAACTTCCTTTCGGGGTGAGGATGAAATAAAGGAGGCATATTACGTGTTCTCGCATCTGCACTGTGATGAACAAATGTGGGATTGTGAGGGAAAAGAAGTTGATGAGTTTGTCATAAAAAAACTGTTATCCCGTTATGATAATTTTTTCAAAAACAACAGGATTGGCAAAGACCTCTTTATTACGTTACGGGTACCTAATCCTATGGTTGAAAAAAGTGAGGCAAAAATCCTTTTGGAAACACTGGAAAGCGCACCACGTTCATATGATACCGCAAGTTTGTTTTACGGGAATGATAATATCCCCCCTATCTCAGAAGTTATTCTTCCCATGACCACCAGCACAGAATCTATTAACCGGGTATATTACTATTATCGCGATTTTGTTGTAGGTAAACAACATAAGAAGTGCTTTGAGAGTGATATCAACATAAAGGAATGGATCGGAGAATTTAAACCTGAAACGATAGAAGTTATCCCTTTGTTCGAGGATATTCCTTATATGCTTTCTGCAGATACTATGGTAGAGAATTATCTTAAGGACAAACAATTCTCGCATCAGAGGGTGTTTCTCGGCCGTTCTGATCCTGCACTAAATTACGGTATGCTTCCGGCCATATTAGTTGTAAAAATTGCTCTCCAGAGATTGTATGCATTGCAAGAAAGGATTAAGGTACCTATCTATCCCATTCTTGGATTAGGTTCTAATCCTTTCCGGGGTAATCTGACACCGTTCAGCGTGGATGAATGCCTGGCTGAATACCCTAGTGTTCAAACCTTCACTATTCAATCGGCCTTCAAGTATGATTATGATGAAGGAGAAGTGAGAAATGCTATTGAAAAAATCAACAATCACACGAGAAAAGCACCTCCTGGTATACAGGAAGAAAAGGCGCTTGATATTACAGAAAGACTAGCGGCAGCATACAGGGAACAAATTACCAATCTAGCACCTTTAATCAATGACATAGCCAGATTTGTTCCACGCCGGAGAATGCGTAAACTCCATATTGGCCTTTTCGGTTATTCAAGAAACGTAAAAGGAGTCACCTTGCCACGAGTAATCTCTTTCTGTGCATCGCTATACTCAATCGGATTGCCGCCAGAACTCCTGGGATTACATTATCTCACGGAAAAAGATTTATTGTTTCTTGAGGAGGTATATCCGCACTTTTTAGAAGATATCTCGTTTGCTGCATCGTATTATAACAAAGATGTCATAAAATTGATATCCCCAAAAATTGCAAAGGAGATCGAAAAAGTACTAGATATGATAAAATACACCGAGAATTTGCTCCATAGTGAATATACTTCGCAAATTATCGAGGCTTTCCTTGCTAAGAAAGAAGAAACGATGACAGAGAATATAATTGCTGCTGGAAAAATAAGAAGATTCTTAGGATAA
- the greA gene encoding transcription elongation factor GreA: MSNEYFTHGNKLDTSELISLVNTEQYDRLEEVWLGIIESNNKNLQTLFEVVDLLAKREEKKRACDFLMTLIPHYKQKGLYGDVLKVLKRILEHNPNGKGLGREITECYSNIYKDRPYAKAMVEKTCVKVETASDIHKAIEKLERYFYLDCGDYVCHKSWGVGQVVSVDIEKEKVNIDFEKKSNHSIAMDIAPDILQKLDKDDLLVMIYAQKDALNTMIDEDPVSLIKLTLKYFKGRASVSHIKNRLISGVIPSEKWSKWWTSTKKLIKKDPYIKLTEGTPTTSFLEFRTSPMTHHEEILERLTQTKDISKKAEIAKKYISELKGNEQCSETLNKIIDIFTQEIDTLCATSPSLAIECLLLLEEAQGLMKGDTAKYGKNIESLILSNENLPELIDKMNILEYKKQVLSLMKKVKPEQWQEVFVSQFFINDGNLWEFIIKELIAENKEHALEAIAIKIFNQFNAYPEHYIWFCKNSMHGRYPEFYKNIDPATMFNRLIELLDNICFKIQKGRDGNLKAIMNKIKNLLEDRGTDYAVNVLNDANAESIFNIVSSSKGLEDWFKVSIESVIQDRFPDMFEEQGPAKLDENKIYVTKEGFEKRKKEFDHLMNVEFTENARDLGEAISRGDLRENAEYKAAREKQAMLVEKAERMKAELQKVVIIEPLFIHPDVVSPGTKVTLKQQGKIELEKYTLLGPWDIDIEKGIISYLSPIGKGLLDKKVGDVVTIKLPEGEVIYDIIRVEKAL; encoded by the coding sequence ATGTCCAATGAGTATTTTACACATGGGAATAAGCTCGACACCAGCGAACTTATATCTCTTGTTAATACTGAACAATACGATAGATTAGAGGAAGTATGGCTGGGAATTATCGAATCGAATAATAAAAATCTCCAAACGCTCTTCGAGGTAGTTGATTTACTTGCAAAACGGGAAGAGAAGAAACGGGCGTGCGATTTTTTGATGACACTGATTCCTCACTATAAACAAAAAGGGCTTTATGGTGATGTTTTAAAGGTCTTAAAAAGGATATTAGAACATAACCCAAACGGGAAAGGATTAGGAAGAGAGATTACTGAGTGTTATTCAAACATTTATAAAGATAGACCCTATGCAAAAGCTATGGTTGAGAAGACGTGTGTAAAAGTAGAAACAGCATCCGATATCCATAAGGCCATAGAAAAATTGGAAAGGTACTTCTATCTGGATTGTGGTGATTATGTCTGCCACAAGAGTTGGGGTGTCGGTCAGGTAGTTTCTGTTGACATAGAAAAAGAAAAAGTAAATATCGATTTTGAGAAAAAGAGCAACCATAGCATTGCTATGGATATTGCACCAGATATATTGCAAAAGCTGGATAAAGATGATTTATTAGTGATGATTTATGCTCAAAAAGATGCATTAAATACCATGATTGATGAAGATCCCGTATCTTTGATTAAGCTTACTCTAAAATATTTTAAAGGACGGGCTTCGGTCTCTCATATAAAAAATCGTCTCATATCGGGTGTTATACCATCTGAGAAATGGAGTAAATGGTGGACAAGTACGAAGAAATTAATTAAAAAAGATCCTTATATAAAACTCACCGAAGGTACACCCACTACCTCATTTTTAGAATTTCGTACCTCACCTATGACACACCACGAGGAGATACTTGAAAGGTTAACTCAAACCAAAGATATAAGCAAAAAGGCAGAGATTGCCAAAAAGTATATTTCTGAGTTGAAAGGGAATGAACAATGTAGTGAAACTCTGAATAAAATTATCGACATCTTTACCCAAGAGATTGATACATTATGTGCAACAAGTCCTTCTTTAGCCATTGAATGTCTTTTACTCCTTGAAGAGGCACAAGGTCTCATGAAAGGAGATACTGCAAAATATGGGAAGAACATTGAATCCCTTATCCTCTCGAATGAAAATCTCCCGGAACTCATTGATAAGATGAACATATTGGAATACAAAAAACAGGTTCTCAGTTTAATGAAAAAGGTTAAACCGGAACAATGGCAAGAGGTTTTTGTCTCTCAGTTCTTTATCAACGATGGTAATCTGTGGGAATTTATTATCAAGGAGCTTATTGCAGAAAACAAAGAGCATGCCCTCGAAGCAATAGCTATCAAAATATTTAATCAATTCAATGCATATCCGGAACATTATATCTGGTTCTGCAAAAATAGTATGCATGGACGCTACCCTGAATTTTATAAAAACATTGATCCTGCCACGATGTTTAATCGGTTAATAGAACTCTTGGATAATATCTGTTTTAAGATCCAGAAAGGGCGAGATGGAAATTTAAAAGCCATTATGAATAAAATCAAAAACCTCTTAGAGGATAGAGGTACTGATTATGCCGTAAATGTTCTGAACGATGCCAATGCAGAAAGTATTTTTAACATTGTTTCTAGTAGCAAGGGTTTGGAGGATTGGTTTAAGGTTTCTATTGAAAGTGTTATTCAGGACCGTTTCCCGGATATGTTTGAAGAACAAGGTCCAGCAAAACTTGATGAAAATAAGATCTACGTTACAAAAGAAGGATTTGAGAAGAGGAAAAAAGAGTTCGATCATCTTATGAATGTGGAATTTACAGAAAATGCACGTGATCTTGGTGAGGCGATTAGCCGTGGCGATCTTCGGGAAAATGCGGAGTATAAAGCAGCACGGGAAAAACAGGCAATGCTTGTGGAAAAGGCAGAACGCATGAAGGCAGAATTGCAGAAGGTTGTTATTATTGAGCCACTCTTCATTCATCCCGATGTCGTTTCTCCTGGGACAAAAGTTACCTTGAAGCAGCAAGGGAAGATTGAATTAGAGAAGTATACCTTGTTAGGGCCCTGGGATATTGATATTGAGAAAGGCATTATTTCTTATTTATCTCCAATCGGAAAAGGATTACTCGATAAAAAGGTAGGAGATGTTGTAACAATTAAACTGCCTGAAGGAGAAGTTATTTATGATATTATTAGGGTCGAGAAGGCGTTGTAG
- the mfd gene encoding transcription-repair coupling factor has translation MKLLHQNKQYKEIVSHVLRGDDCSVNGLWGSSANFFITAIANERLKRIEKQPKILLVVPTLEEAQDDLEDLNTFLQNHVSLFPANESIFPEDFSDNDILAQRIHILKQILHSDSNSRSKLDIIVSPIQALLQPVPSPQSLSENILCIRKNQEHSRDKLILWLQDHHYQSVSQIENAGEYALRGGIVDIFPYASDVPYRIEYFGDEIESIRGFNLESQLSEQDLDTCQILSLDRIHRVAQTHAAGLESQKTSLLDYLKKDTWIILKEPASLEDRTRKILIDVDNRRTLLTEDEIFGQLSTFTKIHISKLPFVLDNSNYTFHVKSVNDFPQNIQAIIPELSKITDINTKTIVFCNNSAEEQRFQEIIHTLPAKENGRLELRIGHLHKGFQFSDIGIAILAHHEIFHRYRQRREPKKPIQTRAIDSFLELKRGDYIVHMTHGIGRFRGMETLEEEGHKREYLIVEFDEGTKIYVPATKIELVQKYIGSSDHKPRLDKIGSKYWEVRKRRTENAVKDVASDLLHIQALRNAKEGIVYPKDTEWQKEFEAEFIYEETPDQLQIIEDIKRDMESERPMDRLICGDVGYGKTEIAMRAAFKAVMYGKQVAVLVPTTILAQQHYSTFSERMADYPVKIEVLSRFKTQKEQKDVLEKTSAGLTDILIGTHRLLQKDVHFKDLGLVIIDEEQRFGVEHKERLKRLRQMVDVLTLTATPIPRTLHMSLMGIKDISSLNTPPSGRQAIHTQIIRFDPARIRQAIMFELNRDGQVYFVHNRVYNIERIAQTLSRIVPEARITTLHGQMDERFMEQRMHEFVEGKADILVCTTIIESGLDIPNVNTILINCADTFGLADLHQLRGRVGRYKHRAYAYMILPVDRPITPEAEKRVKAVEEFAELGAGFRIAMRDLEIRGSGNILGTEQHGHIAAVGYEMYCRLLELAVKKARHETVHEPIEVSIDLKLESFIPKNYIQEDTLKMDIYRRLNRSVTLEEVQAIAHEIADRFGTIPHPVKNLLSESELRIIAQGARIRSMVRVDNILIMQVADLKRAETNLYNLKKYIRIINEDTLHMRLPKKEIRPEDLLDFLKKSIKI, from the coding sequence TTGAAATTATTGCATCAAAACAAGCAATACAAGGAGATTGTTTCTCATGTATTGAGAGGGGATGATTGTTCTGTCAATGGACTATGGGGATCATCTGCAAACTTTTTTATTACAGCAATTGCCAATGAGAGACTGAAGAGAATTGAGAAACAGCCAAAGATCCTTCTTGTTGTACCCACTCTAGAAGAGGCTCAGGATGATCTTGAAGACCTGAATACCTTTCTCCAAAACCATGTCAGTTTATTTCCTGCCAATGAAAGTATCTTTCCTGAAGATTTCAGTGATAATGATATTTTGGCGCAAAGGATTCATATCCTCAAGCAGATACTCCACAGCGATAGCAATTCCCGAAGCAAACTGGATATTATTGTATCGCCTATTCAGGCACTGTTACAACCCGTGCCGTCTCCTCAATCCCTTTCTGAAAACATCCTCTGCATTCGGAAGAACCAGGAACACTCCCGTGATAAACTCATTCTATGGTTGCAGGATCACCATTATCAATCGGTTAGCCAGATAGAAAATGCCGGAGAATATGCCCTGCGGGGCGGTATTGTTGATATTTTTCCTTATGCCTCTGATGTTCCTTACCGTATTGAGTATTTTGGCGATGAGATAGAATCCATCCGTGGATTTAATCTCGAATCCCAATTATCCGAACAAGATTTAGATACATGTCAAATACTTTCTCTCGATAGGATTCATCGTGTGGCACAGACACACGCTGCCGGATTGGAATCACAAAAAACGTCACTCCTCGACTATCTTAAGAAAGATACCTGGATTATTCTCAAAGAACCTGCAAGCCTGGAAGATCGGACGAGAAAAATATTGATCGATGTAGATAACAGAAGGACATTGCTTACCGAGGATGAAATTTTTGGACAATTAAGTACCTTTACGAAGATACACATATCGAAGCTACCCTTTGTACTTGACAACAGTAATTATACATTTCACGTTAAATCGGTGAATGATTTTCCTCAAAATATTCAGGCAATTATACCGGAACTGAGCAAGATAACTGATATCAACACGAAAACGATCGTTTTCTGTAATAATAGTGCTGAAGAGCAACGCTTTCAGGAGATTATTCATACTCTACCCGCAAAAGAAAATGGACGATTAGAGCTCCGTATTGGTCATCTCCACAAAGGATTTCAATTCTCTGATATAGGGATTGCTATCCTTGCACACCACGAAATCTTTCATCGTTATAGGCAGCGCCGCGAGCCGAAAAAGCCTATCCAGACCAGGGCAATTGACTCTTTTCTGGAATTGAAAAGAGGCGATTATATAGTTCACATGACTCATGGTATTGGACGCTTTCGGGGGATGGAAACGTTAGAAGAGGAAGGGCATAAGAGGGAATATCTCATAGTGGAGTTTGACGAGGGCACAAAGATATATGTGCCTGCTACTAAAATTGAGCTGGTACAAAAGTATATCGGCAGTTCAGACCACAAACCCAGGCTTGATAAGATTGGTTCAAAATATTGGGAAGTTCGAAAAAGACGAACGGAAAATGCTGTCAAAGATGTTGCAAGCGATTTGCTTCATATCCAGGCATTGCGCAACGCAAAGGAAGGCATTGTTTATCCGAAAGATACAGAGTGGCAGAAAGAGTTTGAAGCGGAATTTATCTACGAGGAAACCCCCGATCAACTCCAAATTATAGAGGATATAAAGCGTGATATGGAATCGGAAAGACCTATGGACCGGCTTATTTGTGGAGACGTCGGTTATGGGAAAACAGAGATCGCCATGAGGGCGGCTTTCAAGGCTGTGATGTATGGGAAGCAAGTGGCAGTGCTGGTACCCACGACTATCCTGGCACAACAGCACTATAGTACCTTTTCAGAACGTATGGCCGATTATCCAGTCAAAATTGAAGTGTTAAGCCGGTTTAAAACACAAAAAGAGCAAAAGGATGTCCTGGAGAAGACCTCCGCAGGTCTTACCGATATCCTTATTGGTACTCACCGGCTGTTACAAAAAGATGTCCATTTTAAAGATCTTGGCTTGGTCATTATTGATGAAGAGCAGCGGTTTGGTGTTGAACATAAAGAGCGTCTTAAGAGGTTACGGCAAATGGTAGATGTGCTTACTTTGACAGCTACGCCAATACCGAGAACGCTCCATATGTCGTTAATGGGAATCAAGGATATTTCTTCACTCAATACACCTCCATCGGGCAGACAAGCTATCCATACACAGATTATCCGATTTGATCCCGCTCGGATTCGGCAAGCCATCATGTTTGAACTCAACCGAGATGGTCAGGTGTATTTTGTTCATAACCGTGTTTATAATATCGAGAGGATCGCTCAAACCTTATCCAGGATTGTGCCGGAGGCGCGCATTACAACCCTTCATGGGCAGATGGATGAAAGGTTTATGGAACAAAGAATGCATGAATTTGTAGAAGGTAAGGCAGATATCCTGGTATGTACGACAATTATTGAATCAGGGCTGGATATTCCCAATGTTAACACGATATTAATCAATTGCGCTGATACGTTTGGTCTAGCAGATTTACATCAGTTACGGGGGAGGGTGGGGCGGTACAAACACCGCGCCTATGCCTATATGATATTACCTGTTGATCGTCCTATTACTCCGGAAGCAGAAAAACGTGTAAAAGCTGTTGAGGAATTTGCAGAGCTGGGCGCAGGCTTTCGAATCGCTATGCGCGATTTGGAAATCAGAGGCTCCGGAAACATCCTTGGAACGGAACAGCATGGCCATATTGCGGCTGTAGGTTATGAGATGTATTGCCGGTTATTAGAATTAGCGGTAAAAAAGGCAAGACACGAAACTGTACATGAGCCGATCGAGGTTTCCATCGACCTTAAACTGGAATCTTTTATTCCTAAAAACTATATTCAGGAAGATACTCTGAAAATGGATATCTATCGGAGATTAAACCGTTCCGTTACTCTCGAGGAAGTACAAGCTATTGCTCATGAAATAGCAGACCGTTTTGGTACTATCCCTCATCCGGTAAAAAATCTCCTTTCCGAGAGTGAACTGAGGATTATTGCTCAGGGGGCGAGAATTCGCTCTATGGTACGGGTAGATAATATTTTAATTATGCAAGTAGCCGATTTAAAAAGGGCAGAAACAAACTTGTATAATCTAAAAAAATATATACGGATTATTAATGAAGATACCCTGCATATGAGATTACCCAAGAAAGAAATACGGCCGGAGGATTTACTGGATTTTTTAAAAAAATCAATTAAAATCTAA